From a single Populus nigra chromosome 18, ddPopNigr1.1, whole genome shotgun sequence genomic region:
- the LOC133678524 gene encoding G patch domain-containing protein TGH isoform X2: MLNFLDEDEKEELEGRSLGTASQFDTFGFTAAEIARKQAEKEQQQRPSAVPGPAPDEIVLPATESIGVKLLLKMGWRHGHSIKDSHANSLYKARREARKAFLAFSSDDAKSQPEVSEPGEEDHKSILDHQPIDDDFPSSQSTPVYMLNPKEDTHGLGYDPYKHAPEFREKKTTRVSGKRGSGNKQALSIKDSLFGLKSGRAAPGFGIGALEDYDAEDEDVYATAYDIEDTYIQEDEEPLISNTENKPKLVWKEQGVLPGFKVASNSDYQLERFDPPVIPKDFLPHHKFPGPLEFDKKPATLSPPPPEVPPPEDDNSKVLIEGVATLVARCGKLFEDLSREKNQSNPLFSFLTGGNGHDYYSRKLWEEQQKRNGQKKIALDGKLSSSVDKMTVESRGKILGEMPLERSSRDLSSSIASVNVNLPFNLSDTFTKPESFSEFPEVAKPFQDDPGKQERFEQFLKEKYQGGIRTTASAGASNVSEAARARERLDFEAAAEAIEKGKLNKENKLHSQQLMAFPASGGMQFTLGGLQQGKDTPDEDLATKKIYPRREEFQWRPSSVLCKRFDLIDPFMGKPPPPPRMRSKMDSLIVTSDLKAMKMEEAFSADRNQPLALQFSPQEVSKDVVDRETEPEVQVENVERPVDLYKAIFSDDSDDEIEASNFNAKEDPEKKIEVAHSTLNRLMAGDFLESLGKELGLEVPPNPPYSTNIARSSHQKESAIANAGNDNILSVEEKSFSIPIAHGVSQEERVANDEKTAKKGESRKDEQPRPSEDKSDKAYSGKIAQEDKKKAKLPRSVHRKRSSTSSEDERSRKRSRQHRYSSSDSYSDSSNDHRDRYRSRSKGRKKRSSREKKSSKKYSKQHKHGSRDSQ; the protein is encoded by the exons ATGCTCAACTTCTTAGACGAAGATGAGAAAGAG GAATTGGAAGGTCGATCTTTGGGGACGGCGTCCCAGTTTGATACGTTTGGGTTTACAGCTGCTGAAATTGCTCGCAAACAAGCCGAGAAGGAACAGCAGCAGAG ACCTTCTGCTGTTCCTGGACCTGCTCCTGATGAGATAGTTCTTCCAGCCACAGAGTCTATTG GTGTAAAATTGCTTCTGAAGATGGGATGGAGACATGGTCACTCAATCAAGGATTCACACGCAAATTCACTTTACA AGGCTCGTAGAGAAGCAAGAAAAGCTTTCCTAGCATTTTCATCTGATGATGCAAAATCACAGCCTGAAGTCTCTGAGCCTGGTGAGGAAGACCACAAAAGCATTTTAGACCACCAGCCTATTGATGATGATTTCCCCTCTTCTCAAAGCACACCT GTGTATATGCTAAACCCAAAGGAGGACACACATGGTTTAGGGTATGATCCTTACAAGCATGCTCCTGAGTTCAGAG aaaagaaaacaacacgTGTATCTGGAAAAAGAGGGTCTGGGAATAAACAAGCTTTATCTATCAAAGATAGTCTTTTTGGCTTGAAGT CAGGAAGGGCTGCGCCTGGTTTTGGCATTGGAGCACTTGAAGATTATGATGCCGAAGATGAAGATGTATATGCCACTG CTTATGACATTGAAGATACATATATCCAAGAAGATGAAGAGCCCTTGATATCCAACACTGAAAATAAGCCAAAATTGGTTTGGAAAGAGCAGGGTGTTCTACCTGGCTTTAAAGTTGCATCGAATTCTGACTACCAGTTGGAGAG ATTTGATCCTCCGGTAATCCCAAAGGATTTTTTGCCGCACCATAAATTTCCCGGTCCTCTTGAGTTTGACAAGAAGCCTGCcactctctctccccctcccccGGAGGTTCCTCCTCCAGAGGATGATAACTCGAAAGTCTTAATTGAGGGGGTTGCAACTTTAGTTGCTCGATGTGGTAAATTATTTGAAGATCTTTCTAGAGAGAAGAATCAATCAAATCCTTTATTTAGTTTTCTTACTGGAGGAAATGGTCATGACTATTATTCAAGAAAGTTGTGGGAGGAGCAACAGAAACGTAATGGTCAAAAGAAGATCGCTTTGGATGGGAAATTATCTTCAAGTGTGGACAAGATGACTGTAGAGAGCCGTGGCAAAATTTTAGGGGAAATGCCTTTGGAAAGAAGCTCAAGAGATTTAAGTTCATCCATTGCATCTGTAAATGTCAATCTCCCGTTCAATCTTTCAGATACATTTACAAAGCCTGAATCTTTT AGTGAGTTCCCAGAAGTAGCAAAACCATTCCAAGATGATCCTGGAAAGCAAGAAAGATTTGAGCAGTTTCTCAAGGAAAAATACCAAGGAGGGATTCGCACGACAGCTTCTGCTGGAGCTAGCAATGTGTCGGAAGCAGCTCGTGCACGCGAGAGATTAGATTTTGAGGCTGCAGCTGAGGCAATAGAAAAAGGGAAACTCAACAAGGAAAACAAACTCCATAGTCAGCAGCTCATGGCGTTTCCTGCCAGTGGAGGGATGCAATTCACTCTTGGTGGACTACAG CAAGGTAAAGATACTCCAGATGAAGATTTAGCAACTAAGAAAATTTACCCCAGAAGGGAAGAATTTCAATGGCGTCCTTCATCTGTCCTGTGCAAGCGCTTTGATCTAATTGACCCTTTTATGGGGAAG CCGCCGCCACCTCCACGGATGAGAAGCAAGATGGATTCTCTAATAGTTACATCAGATTTAAAAGCAATGAAAATGGAGGAAGCTTTTAGTGCAGATAGAAATCAACCTTTGGCTCTTCAATTTTCACCTCAAGAAGTAAGCAAAGATGTAGTTGATAGGGAAACTGAACCCGAGGTTCAAGTTGAAAATGTGGAGAGGCCAGTTGACCTCTATAAG GCTATTTTCTCTGATGATTCTGATGATGAGATTGAAGCCTCAAATTTCAACGCAAAGGAGGATCCAGAAAAGAAGATTGAGGTGGCTCACTCAACATTAAATCGCTTGATGGCCGGTGACTTTCTAGAATCACTGGGGAAAGAACTGGGATTAGAGGTCCCTCCTAATCCTCCTTACTCAACAAATATTGCCAGGTCTTCTCATCAAAAAGAATCTGCAATTGCCAATGCTGGTAATGATAATATCCTGTCAgttgaagaaaaatcattttccatTCCTATTGCCCACGGTGTTTCCCAAGAAGAAAGGGTGGCTAATGATGAAAAGACTGCTAAAAAGGGTGAGTCCCGAAAGGATGAACAGCCTAGGCCATCTGAAGACAAATCTGACAAAGCTTATTCAGGAAAGATAGCCCAAGAAGATAAGAAGAAAGCTAAATTGCCTCGTAGTGTCCATAGAAAAAGGAGCAGTACATCATCAGAAGATGAAAGGAGTAGGAAACGGTCTAGGCAACATCGGTACAGTAGTAGTGACTCGTATAGTGATTCATCTAATGATCATCGAGACCGATACCGTTCTAGgtcaaaaggaagaaagaaaaggtccTCTCGAGAGAAGAAAAGCagcaaaaaatattctaaacaaCATAAGCATGGAAGCAGGGACTCCCAGTAG
- the LOC133678524 gene encoding G patch domain-containing protein TGH isoform X1 produces MDIDEDDFVFYGTPIEREEELNSRKKKAVAEASGHLRTLPSWKQEVRDEEGRRRFHGAFTGGFSAGYYNTAGSKEGWTPQSFTSSRKNRAEFKQQSMLNFLDEDEKEELEGRSLGTASQFDTFGFTAAEIARKQAEKEQQQRPSAVPGPAPDEIVLPATESIGVKLLLKMGWRHGHSIKDSHANSLYKARREARKAFLAFSSDDAKSQPEVSEPGEEDHKSILDHQPIDDDFPSSQSTPVYMLNPKEDTHGLGYDPYKHAPEFREKKTTRVSGKRGSGNKQALSIKDSLFGLKSGRAAPGFGIGALEDYDAEDEDVYATAYDIEDTYIQEDEEPLISNTENKPKLVWKEQGVLPGFKVASNSDYQLERFDPPVIPKDFLPHHKFPGPLEFDKKPATLSPPPPEVPPPEDDNSKVLIEGVATLVARCGKLFEDLSREKNQSNPLFSFLTGGNGHDYYSRKLWEEQQKRNGQKKIALDGKLSSSVDKMTVESRGKILGEMPLERSSRDLSSSIASVNVNLPFNLSDTFTKPESFSEFPEVAKPFQDDPGKQERFEQFLKEKYQGGIRTTASAGASNVSEAARARERLDFEAAAEAIEKGKLNKENKLHSQQLMAFPASGGMQFTLGGLQQGKDTPDEDLATKKIYPRREEFQWRPSSVLCKRFDLIDPFMGKPPPPPRMRSKMDSLIVTSDLKAMKMEEAFSADRNQPLALQFSPQEVSKDVVDRETEPEVQVENVERPVDLYKAIFSDDSDDEIEASNFNAKEDPEKKIEVAHSTLNRLMAGDFLESLGKELGLEVPPNPPYSTNIARSSHQKESAIANAGNDNILSVEEKSFSIPIAHGVSQEERVANDEKTAKKGESRKDEQPRPSEDKSDKAYSGKIAQEDKKKAKLPRSVHRKRSSTSSEDERSRKRSRQHRYSSSDSYSDSSNDHRDRYRSRSKGRKKRSSREKKSSKKYSKQHKHGSRDSQ; encoded by the exons ATGGATATAGACGAAGATGATTTCGTCTTCTACGGTACACCGATAGAGCGTGAGGAAGAGCTCAACAGTCGCAAGAAAAAAGCCGTCGCTGAAGCTTCCGGTCACCTCCGTACGCTTCCTTCTTGGAAGCAAGAG gttaGAGATGAAGAAGGAAGGAGAAGATTTCATGGAGCATTTACTGGTGGATTCTCGGCTGGTTATTACAATACAGCTGGTTCAAAAGAAG GATGGACTCCTCAGTCGTTCACGTCTTCCCGGAAAAATAGAGCTGAATTTAAACAGCAGAGCATGCTCAACTTCTTAGACGAAGATGAGAAAGAG GAATTGGAAGGTCGATCTTTGGGGACGGCGTCCCAGTTTGATACGTTTGGGTTTACAGCTGCTGAAATTGCTCGCAAACAAGCCGAGAAGGAACAGCAGCAGAG ACCTTCTGCTGTTCCTGGACCTGCTCCTGATGAGATAGTTCTTCCAGCCACAGAGTCTATTG GTGTAAAATTGCTTCTGAAGATGGGATGGAGACATGGTCACTCAATCAAGGATTCACACGCAAATTCACTTTACA AGGCTCGTAGAGAAGCAAGAAAAGCTTTCCTAGCATTTTCATCTGATGATGCAAAATCACAGCCTGAAGTCTCTGAGCCTGGTGAGGAAGACCACAAAAGCATTTTAGACCACCAGCCTATTGATGATGATTTCCCCTCTTCTCAAAGCACACCT GTGTATATGCTAAACCCAAAGGAGGACACACATGGTTTAGGGTATGATCCTTACAAGCATGCTCCTGAGTTCAGAG aaaagaaaacaacacgTGTATCTGGAAAAAGAGGGTCTGGGAATAAACAAGCTTTATCTATCAAAGATAGTCTTTTTGGCTTGAAGT CAGGAAGGGCTGCGCCTGGTTTTGGCATTGGAGCACTTGAAGATTATGATGCCGAAGATGAAGATGTATATGCCACTG CTTATGACATTGAAGATACATATATCCAAGAAGATGAAGAGCCCTTGATATCCAACACTGAAAATAAGCCAAAATTGGTTTGGAAAGAGCAGGGTGTTCTACCTGGCTTTAAAGTTGCATCGAATTCTGACTACCAGTTGGAGAG ATTTGATCCTCCGGTAATCCCAAAGGATTTTTTGCCGCACCATAAATTTCCCGGTCCTCTTGAGTTTGACAAGAAGCCTGCcactctctctccccctcccccGGAGGTTCCTCCTCCAGAGGATGATAACTCGAAAGTCTTAATTGAGGGGGTTGCAACTTTAGTTGCTCGATGTGGTAAATTATTTGAAGATCTTTCTAGAGAGAAGAATCAATCAAATCCTTTATTTAGTTTTCTTACTGGAGGAAATGGTCATGACTATTATTCAAGAAAGTTGTGGGAGGAGCAACAGAAACGTAATGGTCAAAAGAAGATCGCTTTGGATGGGAAATTATCTTCAAGTGTGGACAAGATGACTGTAGAGAGCCGTGGCAAAATTTTAGGGGAAATGCCTTTGGAAAGAAGCTCAAGAGATTTAAGTTCATCCATTGCATCTGTAAATGTCAATCTCCCGTTCAATCTTTCAGATACATTTACAAAGCCTGAATCTTTT AGTGAGTTCCCAGAAGTAGCAAAACCATTCCAAGATGATCCTGGAAAGCAAGAAAGATTTGAGCAGTTTCTCAAGGAAAAATACCAAGGAGGGATTCGCACGACAGCTTCTGCTGGAGCTAGCAATGTGTCGGAAGCAGCTCGTGCACGCGAGAGATTAGATTTTGAGGCTGCAGCTGAGGCAATAGAAAAAGGGAAACTCAACAAGGAAAACAAACTCCATAGTCAGCAGCTCATGGCGTTTCCTGCCAGTGGAGGGATGCAATTCACTCTTGGTGGACTACAG CAAGGTAAAGATACTCCAGATGAAGATTTAGCAACTAAGAAAATTTACCCCAGAAGGGAAGAATTTCAATGGCGTCCTTCATCTGTCCTGTGCAAGCGCTTTGATCTAATTGACCCTTTTATGGGGAAG CCGCCGCCACCTCCACGGATGAGAAGCAAGATGGATTCTCTAATAGTTACATCAGATTTAAAAGCAATGAAAATGGAGGAAGCTTTTAGTGCAGATAGAAATCAACCTTTGGCTCTTCAATTTTCACCTCAAGAAGTAAGCAAAGATGTAGTTGATAGGGAAACTGAACCCGAGGTTCAAGTTGAAAATGTGGAGAGGCCAGTTGACCTCTATAAG GCTATTTTCTCTGATGATTCTGATGATGAGATTGAAGCCTCAAATTTCAACGCAAAGGAGGATCCAGAAAAGAAGATTGAGGTGGCTCACTCAACATTAAATCGCTTGATGGCCGGTGACTTTCTAGAATCACTGGGGAAAGAACTGGGATTAGAGGTCCCTCCTAATCCTCCTTACTCAACAAATATTGCCAGGTCTTCTCATCAAAAAGAATCTGCAATTGCCAATGCTGGTAATGATAATATCCTGTCAgttgaagaaaaatcattttccatTCCTATTGCCCACGGTGTTTCCCAAGAAGAAAGGGTGGCTAATGATGAAAAGACTGCTAAAAAGGGTGAGTCCCGAAAGGATGAACAGCCTAGGCCATCTGAAGACAAATCTGACAAAGCTTATTCAGGAAAGATAGCCCAAGAAGATAAGAAGAAAGCTAAATTGCCTCGTAGTGTCCATAGAAAAAGGAGCAGTACATCATCAGAAGATGAAAGGAGTAGGAAACGGTCTAGGCAACATCGGTACAGTAGTAGTGACTCGTATAGTGATTCATCTAATGATCATCGAGACCGATACCGTTCTAGgtcaaaaggaagaaagaaaaggtccTCTCGAGAGAAGAAAAGCagcaaaaaatattctaaacaaCATAAGCATGGAAGCAGGGACTCCCAGTAG
- the LOC133678524 gene encoding G patch domain-containing protein TGH isoform X3, producing the protein MGWRHGHSIKDSHANSLYKARREARKAFLAFSSDDAKSQPEVSEPGEEDHKSILDHQPIDDDFPSSQSTPVYMLNPKEDTHGLGYDPYKHAPEFREKKTTRVSGKRGSGNKQALSIKDSLFGLKSGRAAPGFGIGALEDYDAEDEDVYATAYDIEDTYIQEDEEPLISNTENKPKLVWKEQGVLPGFKVASNSDYQLERFDPPVIPKDFLPHHKFPGPLEFDKKPATLSPPPPEVPPPEDDNSKVLIEGVATLVARCGKLFEDLSREKNQSNPLFSFLTGGNGHDYYSRKLWEEQQKRNGQKKIALDGKLSSSVDKMTVESRGKILGEMPLERSSRDLSSSIASVNVNLPFNLSDTFTKPESFSEFPEVAKPFQDDPGKQERFEQFLKEKYQGGIRTTASAGASNVSEAARARERLDFEAAAEAIEKGKLNKENKLHSQQLMAFPASGGMQFTLGGLQQGKDTPDEDLATKKIYPRREEFQWRPSSVLCKRFDLIDPFMGKPPPPPRMRSKMDSLIVTSDLKAMKMEEAFSADRNQPLALQFSPQEVSKDVVDRETEPEVQVENVERPVDLYKAIFSDDSDDEIEASNFNAKEDPEKKIEVAHSTLNRLMAGDFLESLGKELGLEVPPNPPYSTNIARSSHQKESAIANAGNDNILSVEEKSFSIPIAHGVSQEERVANDEKTAKKGESRKDEQPRPSEDKSDKAYSGKIAQEDKKKAKLPRSVHRKRSSTSSEDERSRKRSRQHRYSSSDSYSDSSNDHRDRYRSRSKGRKKRSSREKKSSKKYSKQHKHGSRDSQ; encoded by the exons ATGGGATGGAGACATGGTCACTCAATCAAGGATTCACACGCAAATTCACTTTACA AGGCTCGTAGAGAAGCAAGAAAAGCTTTCCTAGCATTTTCATCTGATGATGCAAAATCACAGCCTGAAGTCTCTGAGCCTGGTGAGGAAGACCACAAAAGCATTTTAGACCACCAGCCTATTGATGATGATTTCCCCTCTTCTCAAAGCACACCT GTGTATATGCTAAACCCAAAGGAGGACACACATGGTTTAGGGTATGATCCTTACAAGCATGCTCCTGAGTTCAGAG aaaagaaaacaacacgTGTATCTGGAAAAAGAGGGTCTGGGAATAAACAAGCTTTATCTATCAAAGATAGTCTTTTTGGCTTGAAGT CAGGAAGGGCTGCGCCTGGTTTTGGCATTGGAGCACTTGAAGATTATGATGCCGAAGATGAAGATGTATATGCCACTG CTTATGACATTGAAGATACATATATCCAAGAAGATGAAGAGCCCTTGATATCCAACACTGAAAATAAGCCAAAATTGGTTTGGAAAGAGCAGGGTGTTCTACCTGGCTTTAAAGTTGCATCGAATTCTGACTACCAGTTGGAGAG ATTTGATCCTCCGGTAATCCCAAAGGATTTTTTGCCGCACCATAAATTTCCCGGTCCTCTTGAGTTTGACAAGAAGCCTGCcactctctctccccctcccccGGAGGTTCCTCCTCCAGAGGATGATAACTCGAAAGTCTTAATTGAGGGGGTTGCAACTTTAGTTGCTCGATGTGGTAAATTATTTGAAGATCTTTCTAGAGAGAAGAATCAATCAAATCCTTTATTTAGTTTTCTTACTGGAGGAAATGGTCATGACTATTATTCAAGAAAGTTGTGGGAGGAGCAACAGAAACGTAATGGTCAAAAGAAGATCGCTTTGGATGGGAAATTATCTTCAAGTGTGGACAAGATGACTGTAGAGAGCCGTGGCAAAATTTTAGGGGAAATGCCTTTGGAAAGAAGCTCAAGAGATTTAAGTTCATCCATTGCATCTGTAAATGTCAATCTCCCGTTCAATCTTTCAGATACATTTACAAAGCCTGAATCTTTT AGTGAGTTCCCAGAAGTAGCAAAACCATTCCAAGATGATCCTGGAAAGCAAGAAAGATTTGAGCAGTTTCTCAAGGAAAAATACCAAGGAGGGATTCGCACGACAGCTTCTGCTGGAGCTAGCAATGTGTCGGAAGCAGCTCGTGCACGCGAGAGATTAGATTTTGAGGCTGCAGCTGAGGCAATAGAAAAAGGGAAACTCAACAAGGAAAACAAACTCCATAGTCAGCAGCTCATGGCGTTTCCTGCCAGTGGAGGGATGCAATTCACTCTTGGTGGACTACAG CAAGGTAAAGATACTCCAGATGAAGATTTAGCAACTAAGAAAATTTACCCCAGAAGGGAAGAATTTCAATGGCGTCCTTCATCTGTCCTGTGCAAGCGCTTTGATCTAATTGACCCTTTTATGGGGAAG CCGCCGCCACCTCCACGGATGAGAAGCAAGATGGATTCTCTAATAGTTACATCAGATTTAAAAGCAATGAAAATGGAGGAAGCTTTTAGTGCAGATAGAAATCAACCTTTGGCTCTTCAATTTTCACCTCAAGAAGTAAGCAAAGATGTAGTTGATAGGGAAACTGAACCCGAGGTTCAAGTTGAAAATGTGGAGAGGCCAGTTGACCTCTATAAG GCTATTTTCTCTGATGATTCTGATGATGAGATTGAAGCCTCAAATTTCAACGCAAAGGAGGATCCAGAAAAGAAGATTGAGGTGGCTCACTCAACATTAAATCGCTTGATGGCCGGTGACTTTCTAGAATCACTGGGGAAAGAACTGGGATTAGAGGTCCCTCCTAATCCTCCTTACTCAACAAATATTGCCAGGTCTTCTCATCAAAAAGAATCTGCAATTGCCAATGCTGGTAATGATAATATCCTGTCAgttgaagaaaaatcattttccatTCCTATTGCCCACGGTGTTTCCCAAGAAGAAAGGGTGGCTAATGATGAAAAGACTGCTAAAAAGGGTGAGTCCCGAAAGGATGAACAGCCTAGGCCATCTGAAGACAAATCTGACAAAGCTTATTCAGGAAAGATAGCCCAAGAAGATAAGAAGAAAGCTAAATTGCCTCGTAGTGTCCATAGAAAAAGGAGCAGTACATCATCAGAAGATGAAAGGAGTAGGAAACGGTCTAGGCAACATCGGTACAGTAGTAGTGACTCGTATAGTGATTCATCTAATGATCATCGAGACCGATACCGTTCTAGgtcaaaaggaagaaagaaaaggtccTCTCGAGAGAAGAAAAGCagcaaaaaatattctaaacaaCATAAGCATGGAAGCAGGGACTCCCAGTAG